The Balneola vulgaris DSM 17893 DNA window TGGCATCCCTGGCATGACTTGTTGCGACAGTATTATTTCAGGGCATACCGCCATGCTGCTGGTGTTAAGCTTGTTACTCACCGCAGCAATCAAAAACTCAGGGGTACGAATTGGTATTTGGGCATTAGCAATATTGGGAATGTTAGGGCTAATCACCGTTGAGTGGCACTACACTATCGATGTATTTGCGGCTGCACTTATTGGCATTCTCTTCTATAAATGGTACACCCTGAAAGCCACCGTTAAAGCGGGATGGCTTATAAAATATTTGGAAGGTGATCTTCGCACAGAATCCGAAAATGGTGTGAAGTCTTATAGTTTGAAAAACCTTATCAAGACAACAAATAACGAAGAATAACACCTTCAACCCGGCATTACCCCGCTTTATAACCTCTAAAAGAGGGTTTTAGCCTTTTCGCTCAAAGCTATCACTTAGCATTGCAAGAGTTTTTCAAACATTAAGATTCTGCCTTTCAATGAATAATGCCGTATCTTTCGAGCTTCAATTAACTATAGATATCTAAATAAATGAATTTATTGACATTCTTATTCATGGCACCTCCAGCAGAAGGCGGATCCGATAGCGGTTTTACTAGCCTTATTTTTATGGGTGCAATCTTTGTGGTTTTCTACTTCTTTATCATCCGCCCACAAAGCAAAAGACAAAAAGAAATTCAGCAGAAAGTTTCTGAAATGAAAAAGGGTGACAAAGTTGTTACTTCTTCTGGAATCATAGGTATTCTGAATACAATTGAAGATGATTCTGTACTTGTTGAAGTAGGTAACAATGTAAAAATCAGATTTCTTAAGACGGCCATTACGGATGTAAATCCAAATAAACCAGCTAAGAAAGAAAAATAAGAGCTATTCAAGATGAGTGAAGCCTTTTCTTTTAACACAATCCCGGAAGCCATTGAAGACATAAAAAATGGCAAAATGGTGATTGTTGTTGATGATGAAGACCGTGAAAATGAAGGCGATTTTCTAATGGCCGCTGAGTTGGTAACCACCGAGGCTATCAACTTTATGGTTAAACATGGAAGAGGCTTAGTTTGTGCTCCCGTAACAAAAGAGCACGCCGACAAGCTCAAGCTCACTCATATGGTAACAGATGGGGCTGACCCTGATGAAGCCAACTTTACTATCTCGATTGATCATAAGCGATTAACAACAACAGGTATATCTGCGGCCGACCGCGCTAATACCATTCGTGAAATGACCAACGATGAGGCCAAGCCAGGCGACTTCCGTCGCCCAGGCCACGTATTCCCTCTACTTGCCGTTCAAGGCGGTGTATTGCGCCGTGCAGGCCATACCGAAGCGGCTATCGATCTTGCTAAGCTTGCGGGGCTTAAGCCTGTAGGCATCATCTGTGAGATTATGAAGGATGATGGCGAAATGGCTCGTGTGCCTGATCTTATTGAGATGGCTAAAGAGTACAACATGAAGCTCATCACCATTAAAGACCTTATTGCTTATCGTAATGCAACAGAGTCGTTAGTTCATGAAGTGATGGACATCAACATGCCAACGATGTATGGCGATTTTACCCTTCGAGCTTTTAAAGAAACCCTTACAGGCGACATCCATTTAGCGCTCACAAAAGGTTCATGGACTATAGATGAACCGGTACTAACCAGAGTTCACTCTTCCGACTTGATTGGCGATATCTTCGGCAGTCGATTAAATGACACTAGTGAATTACTTCATCAGGCCATGTTGCAGGTAGAGCGTGAAGGCAAGGGCATCGTTCTGTATATGAACCGTAACCAACGCGGCTCAGTGCTAGTGAATCAATTACGCACGCTAAAAGCGATGCAAGAGTCTTTTGGAAGTCACGTGGAAGAAGAGGATAACAATCCTAAGAAAAGTGATTCACGTGATTATGGAATCGGAGCTCAAATTCTGAAGAACCTCGGTGTGAGCAAACTCAGAATCCTATCTAACAATCCCGTAAAACGAATTGGGATTAAGAGCTTTGGCCTTGAGATCGTTGATCAAGTGCCGATCGATACCAATATCGAATTTTTAGAAGGCCAACTAAAAAAGGACTAGCGTTTACTAGTCTCCAATCACTTTCCCATTAGTATACTTTGATTTGAGTCAAAACAAAGTTTCTATGTACATATCAAGCCTATGATATGTTACTGCAATTTACTATTCTAGACCCTATATCTTAATAATATTATAGCATTTACAACTATAATATTTCATACCTAGTTGATAACTTTTCATCAATAATGATTCTACAATTAGAATTATCAATAATGAGAACTCTGTTACTTTTCTTCGGAATATGTCTATTGAATTGTAGCTCAGCAGATAATTATTTCTCAAATCAATTATCAGAGGACTTTACAGAAATAGACATTCAATTAGAGTTATCTAAAGACACTCTATTTTTAGAGCTCTTTTATGATGTAGGTAGCAGTGATGATGTCTTGATTAATCAAGCTAATTCAATTGTAGAAGTTTCAAAGAATAAGTATTGGGTTTCTGATTTTTTAGGTCAAGTCGTTGAACTTGATAATAGCGGCAACTTCATAGCTACTATTTTGGAAACCGGCAGCGGCCCAAATGAAATACTTAAACCTATTGGAATGGGGAAAAGCCCCAATGGAGATATCTATGTATTAGACAGCGCATTGATGGCATATGTAGTATTAGATACTTCAGGGAATGAGATAAGAAGAGTGCCAACAAAATCTATCTCAACCTCTGTGATGGTTGATCAACCAACTGTGCTCGCTTCAAACAGAATTTTATGGAAGAAAATACTTCATCCTGAATTTTCTTTAGTAGAATGGGATTCTTTAGGAAACTTTAGTCAAGGAATTATAGACAACCTTGTTAAACCAGGCGAAACCCCTGTAATGCTCAATAATGTCGTTTATGACTTTGACTCTTCATCAAATACTTTTTTCTATGCTTATAAGCCCATACCTACATTGTTCGAACGGAAGTCAGGTAAAATTTTTAGGCAAATTAATCTAGTTGATTCAGAATCTGATTACGACTTTAACAGTAAGGTAACTGAGATTAAAAACCAGAACACAAACCGCGTCTCAAATCTAATTAAAGAAATTTTCTGGGTAAAGGATGGAATATTGGTGGCCCATGAAAACTATGTTACTTATTTACCTGAAGGTAATTTTACACATCCAAAATCCTATCAACTATTTAATTCTAATGGAAAGAAAGCAATTTACCATTATGCGGGGAAAACGAGTACTTACCTTTTCCTTTTCGATGCTTTCAACAAAAGAATATATAGAGTGAACTTAAATCACTTTGAGAATAATTAAGAATACACCCCAACTAAAAAAGGACTAGCGTTTACTAGTCCTTTATCTATTCAATTCTTTACTAAATAAAATTCTATTCTAAATAAAATCGAACATTTATTACGCTATGCTTGTGATGGCGAATCCGCTACTTCTGTAGCGTTGTTTGATTCTTCACTTTCCACTACTCCATCGTGCTGAAGCAATCTCTTGTTAAACACAAGTAGACTAATGATGGATACTGAAATTGCGATATCAGCTACATTAAAGATGTAAGGAAAAACGGTCCAATCATTGATTCGAAGACTGAAGTAAATGAAGTCGATTACGTGGCCTTCAAGTACTCCACCATTTCCATAAACATAACCCATAAAGATTCGGTCAGAGATATTACCGAGTGCACCACCAATAATTAAACCCATAAAAGCTAAATAGCCTATGGATGCCTTATCTAGGGATCTAATCAGATATATGAGAATCCCCATAGTTGCGAGAATCGCAACACCACTGATTACCGGTGTAGGCAACCAGTCGATACCCATAGCCATGCCTGGATTTTGGGTATAATAAAACTCTAGCCAGCCGTCGATTAACGTTTTCGACTGAAGCTCAGGAGTTGTTCTAATGATCCACTTTGTAAGCTGATCAATGCCCAGTACAATTATAGCGGGCACTGATAAGACTAATATCTTTTTTTGTCTCAAACCTTAGGATTATCTACGCTTTAGTTTGGCATCGATACTAAGCTGAGTATGTGGCACGGCTTCAAGACGCCCTTTAGCAATCTTCTTACCTGTTACCTTGCACACTCCATAGGTTTTGTTATCGATACGCTTCATGGCATCATCAAGGTATTTGATGAATTTTCGCGTACGGTTTAACAGTACATAGGTCTTCTCACGTTCCTGTGCATCAGTTCCGGCATCAGCCATATGGAAAGAATAGGCTGATTCATCAGAAGCGTTCTCCATACTTTCGCGTAGTGTACGCTGCAGTACGTTTAGTTCATCTTCTGATTCTTTCAACTTTTTTTGGATGATAGCACGGAAATATTCCAGTTCTTCATCACTATAAGGTGATACTCTTTCTTCGGTTTTGGTATTCTCAGACATCTCTACACCTCAAGAATTTAAATTTCTGCGAACTGAAATCTCACATTCCGTTTCGCCAATCTCCCATTTCTTATCGAAATCAGAGACCTCCAATTGTTCCAGTTTTATTTCTTCAGCCAAGGTTTCTTTCTTTATGTAATCAGACATAGAAACCACAGCTTCTTTAATTTCTTCAGAGCCTTGAACACCAATCACAATCCGGTCAACAACATCAAAATCTGCTTCCTTTCTCATGTTCTGTATTCTGTTCACAAATTCACGAGCTATACCTTCTAGTTTCAACTCATGAGATAGCTCCGTGTCTACGGCTACGCTTAATCCTCTTTCTGTTTCAACTTGCCAGCCTTCTAGCCCAGTTCGAATTATATCTAAACCCTCTGACTCAATCCGAACAGTTTCCCCGTCTTCAAGAGTTAGGTCAATATATCCGTTTTTTTCGAAATCAGTAATTTCATTTGTCGATAACTGCGAAATTTTTGAGGCAACGGCTTTCATTTTTGGCCCTAACCTTCTGCCCAACACTGGGAAATTCGCTTTAGCTGATTTATGAACTATACCAGAGTCATCGTCAACGAACTGAATGTCTTTCACATTCACTTCTTCAAGGATAATATCCTTAATTGATTCAATGGCTGCGCGTTCAGCTTCATCTTTAATTGGAAGAATAATACGCGCTAATGGTTGGCGTACATTCATTTCAATTTGGTTACGAATGCGCAATACAATGGATGAAATCAATCGAGCCATATCCATTTTATGCTCTAGGCTCTTGTATATTGCCGTCTCTTCAACGGTTGGGAAGAAAGAAACGTGTACAGATTCTTCCTCAAGTCCCGTTACGTCGTTTAAGTTCTGATAGAGCCACTCCCCAATAAATGGAGCAATAGGACTTATCATCTTACTTAAGCTCTTTAAACACTCATACAATGTCTGGTAAGCCGCTGTTTTATCTAGCGTATTGCCTTCTTTCCAGAAACGGCGACGGTTACGGCGAACGTACCAGTTACTTAGCTCTTCCACAAAAGCTTCCATCTCTCTAGCGGCTTTTGTAGGCTCATAATCTTCTAAGAATTCTTCCACATTTTTGATGGTGGTGTTCAATCTTGAGATTACCCACTGGTCAATTTCTGGACGTTCATTTGCCGGAATTTGAGATCCAGAGTAGGTAAAGCCATCGATATTCGCATATAAAGCGAAGAAAGAATACGTGTTTACCAAGGTATTAAAGAACTTACGCTGAACTTCTTTCAACCCTTCTTCACTAAATTTTAGGTTCTCCCATGGCGCTGAGTTACTCATCATATACCAGCGAACGGTGTCGGCACCGTACTGATTGATAAGCTGGAAAGGTTCTACAGTGTTCCCTTTACTCTTACTCATTTTCTCGCCATTGGCATCCAATACGAGACCATTGGAGATTACATTACGGAATGCTTCTTCATTGAAAAGCATAGTTCCTAATGCATGAAGTGTATAGAACCAACCTCTTGTTTGGTCTACCCCTTCAGCGATAAAATCGGCTGGGTAGTTATAACTGAACTCATGATCGTTTTCGAATGGGTAGTGCCATTGTGCAAACGGCATAGCACCAGAATCGAACCAAACATCTAAAAGATCTGGGATTCTACGCATAGTGCCTCCATCAGGAGCATCCCAAGTAATATCATCAATGTATGGGCGGTGTAAGTCAATCTCTGCATCCTCAGCTAAACCTGCTTTTTCACGCAGTTCACGCATGCTTCCAATGCACTCAACATATTCAGGGTCTTTATCACTCGCCCAAATAGGAATCGGTGTTCCCCAATAGCGCTGCCTTGAAACAGCCCAATCCACATTATTTTCGAGCCATGTTCCAAAACGACCCGTTCCTGTACTTTCAGGCTTCCAGTTGATCTTGTTATTCAACTCAACCATACGGTCTTTCACACTTGTAGTGCGAATGAACCAAGATTCAACAGGGTACGACATCAACGGTGTCCCTTTTCTCCAATCAAATGGATAGTTGTGCACACAAGTCTCGTGGCGGAACATCAAATTCTTTTCTTTGATAGCTCTTGCGATGTCTTTATCCGCTTCTTTGAACCACTGACCAGCGAATTCAGGCACGGCATCAGTGAACTTCCCATCTCTATCGATAGGATTGAACATTGGGATATTCGCTTTTTGGCACGAATCATAATCATCTGCACCATATGCGGGTGCTGTATGTACTACACCAGTACCTTCATCAGTAGTCACATAATCAGCCTCAATCACTTTCCAAGCTTGAGACTTATCAATTTCTTTAGAAGCGTAGTCAAAAATTGGCTGATAGGTACGTCCTAGTAAATCCTGCCCAGAATATTCTTCGATAAACTCGAATCCTTCTCCGAAAACATCCGCTGCACAATCTTTTGCTACAATGAAGTTTTCCCCTTCAAAAGATACTTTAGCATAAGTGAGCTTTGGGTTCACTGTTAATGCCATATTTGAAATGGTAGTCCAAGGAGTGGTTGTCCAAGCTAAAAAGAAGGTGTTTTCATCGCCATCCACAGGGAATTTCACATAAATAGATGGATCCTGAGTTTCTTTGTAACCTAAACTAACCTCATGTGACGAAAGTACGGTACCAGAACCCGGTGAATACCACTGGATCTTATATCCTTTATATACGAATCCTTTTTCAAATAGCTTGTTGAAAGCCCACCAAACCGATTCGATATAGTTGTTCTCAAAAGTCACATATGGGTTTTCTTGATCTACCCAATATGCCATTCTTGAAGTTAGATCATCCCACAGGTGCTTGTATTTCAGAACACTTTCTTTACACTGTGCATTGTATTCTGCTACACCGTAGTCTTCAACTTGAGATCGACCTTCCAGTCCAAGTGCTTTTTCAACTTCGATTTCTACAGGAAGCCCATGAGTATCCCAACCAGCTTTCCTTTCAACACGGAACCCTTTCAAGGTCTTGTAACGGCAAAACATATCCTTTACCGTTCTAGCCATCACATGATGAATACCTGGCTTGCCGTTTGCAGTTGGAGGCCCCTCAAAGAAGGTAAATGGTATACCATCCTCTCGAGTATCTAAACTTTTCTTGAAAATCTGGTTGTCCTTCCACCAGTTTTGTATCTCTACTTCAGCTTTTGAGTAATTAAGCTGTTTTATTTCTTTAAACTTTTTCGACATATAAATATGTTGTCCAGCAAATAATTTTAAGCCTCAAATATACAAAAACTTACATTAAAGCTGATATTGTGTTCAGTATAATACTTTAGTATGAGATTGTGGTATATGACAGGGTTCTTTCCTGTATAACCGCACTTTGAACCTCTATTGAGGCTTTTTCAAACATTAAATTTTTTCTCCAATGCCTAACTATCATCGTCCAATTACAAAAAACAATCCATTTGCAATCGTTTTTGTGTGCTTAGGGAACATTTGTAGAAGCCCAACAGGCGAAGGGTTATTGTTGCACAAAGTAAAAGAGAAAGGCCTAGCATCTTATTTTTACATCGATTCTGCAGGCACAGCCGCTTATCATGTAGGAGAACCTGCGAATAGTAAAAGCCAAGCTACGGCCAACAACCATGGGGTTCATCTCCCATCTAAAGCAAGGCAATTTGAATATGCCGATTTCAATGAATTCGACCTCATTTTGGCTATGGATGCTGAAAACTATAAAAACATCAAAGCATTAGACCGGAATAACCGTTTCGAAGACAAAGTGAAGATGATGAGAGAATTCGACCCTACCCCTGAAGATGGAAATGTACCTGATCCATATTATGGTGGACTTCAAGGCTTCGAGAATGTATATCAGATCATAAACCGAAGTTGTGATGCTCTTTTAGACGAACTTACTCCACTCATTGAAGATGATTAAGTCCGCTATCCAAGATGTAATTGAAGGTGAGTTTAATGCGGAAATTACGTCTGTTCATCCCGTTCATGGGGGTGATATTAATGACGCATATCGAGTTACACTACAAAACAGTAGTGTCTACTTTATAAAGGTTAATGACCGTTTTGACAACATGTTTGAAGTAGAAGCTAAAGGACTTCAAATACTCAGAGACGCATCACATTCACTCATAATCCCAGGGGTTAAATTCCATAACCATGAACTGTTGATTTTAGAATTTTTAGAGGAGCATAAATCACCATCCTTTGAAGACTCCTATAATCTAGGGATCGGATTAGCAGAACTGCATGCAAATACCTTCACTTCCTTTGGTTTAGATCATTCCAATTATATTGGCTCGCTGCATCAGCAAAATAATCATCACTCAAGCTGGGCTGATTTCTATATCTCTGAAAGAATTGAACCACAACTTCGGCTTGTTCAGAAGAAGGGAAATCTAGAATCCATTTCTCCTGCACACCTACAAAAACTCCATAAATGTGTGGATGCTATTTGTCCCAGAGAGCCACCTGCATTATTGCATGGTGATTTATGGAGTGGGAACTACTTCTTTACTCAACAAGGGCCTGCTATATTTGACCCCGCTATCTATTATGGGCATCGAGAAGTGGACTTAGCAATGACTAAATTATTTGGTGGGTTTGATTCGAGTTTTTATGAAGGATATACATCAAAATCGCCCATTCAGCCTAACTTTAGTGATCGAATAAACCTTTACAATTTGTACCCAATGCTAGTACATGCCAATATCTTTGGCGGACATTATGTTGAAAGAGCAAAGCAGATTATCTTTGAATATGTCAGATAAAAATAACCTTCGAATCGTTTCATTAGTACCAAGCCTAACAGAATTGCTCATAGATTTGGGCTTAAAAGATCAATTAGTAGGTCGTACTCGATTTTGCATTCATCCTGAAGATCAAGTTCAAGACATCCCCATTATGGGAGGCACTAAGAATCCCAACATTCAGCGAATACTGGATGCTGAGCCGGACCTGATTATTGCCAACGATGAAGAAAACAGAAAAGAAGATGTTGAAGCCTTAATGAAAA harbors:
- a CDS encoding low molecular weight protein-tyrosine-phosphatase encodes the protein MPNYHRPITKNNPFAIVFVCLGNICRSPTGEGLLLHKVKEKGLASYFYIDSAGTAAYHVGEPANSKSQATANNHGVHLPSKARQFEYADFNEFDLILAMDAENYKNIKALDRNNRFEDKVKMMREFDPTPEDGNVPDPYYGGLQGFENVYQIINRSCDALLDELTPLIEDD
- a CDS encoding TraR/DksA family transcriptional regulator; translation: MSENTKTEERVSPYSDEELEYFRAIIQKKLKESEDELNVLQRTLRESMENASDESAYSFHMADAGTDAQEREKTYVLLNRTRKFIKYLDDAMKRIDNKTYGVCKVTGKKIAKGRLEAVPHTQLSIDAKLKRR
- the ileS gene encoding isoleucine--tRNA ligase, which produces MSKKFKEIKQLNYSKAEVEIQNWWKDNQIFKKSLDTREDGIPFTFFEGPPTANGKPGIHHVMARTVKDMFCRYKTLKGFRVERKAGWDTHGLPVEIEVEKALGLEGRSQVEDYGVAEYNAQCKESVLKYKHLWDDLTSRMAYWVDQENPYVTFENNYIESVWWAFNKLFEKGFVYKGYKIQWYSPGSGTVLSSHEVSLGYKETQDPSIYVKFPVDGDENTFFLAWTTTPWTTISNMALTVNPKLTYAKVSFEGENFIVAKDCAADVFGEGFEFIEEYSGQDLLGRTYQPIFDYASKEIDKSQAWKVIEADYVTTDEGTGVVHTAPAYGADDYDSCQKANIPMFNPIDRDGKFTDAVPEFAGQWFKEADKDIARAIKEKNLMFRHETCVHNYPFDWRKGTPLMSYPVESWFIRTTSVKDRMVELNNKINWKPESTGTGRFGTWLENNVDWAVSRQRYWGTPIPIWASDKDPEYVECIGSMRELREKAGLAEDAEIDLHRPYIDDITWDAPDGGTMRRIPDLLDVWFDSGAMPFAQWHYPFENDHEFSYNYPADFIAEGVDQTRGWFYTLHALGTMLFNEEAFRNVISNGLVLDANGEKMSKSKGNTVEPFQLINQYGADTVRWYMMSNSAPWENLKFSEEGLKEVQRKFFNTLVNTYSFFALYANIDGFTYSGSQIPANERPEIDQWVISRLNTTIKNVEEFLEDYEPTKAAREMEAFVEELSNWYVRRNRRRFWKEGNTLDKTAAYQTLYECLKSLSKMISPIAPFIGEWLYQNLNDVTGLEEESVHVSFFPTVEETAIYKSLEHKMDMARLISSIVLRIRNQIEMNVRQPLARIILPIKDEAERAAIESIKDIILEEVNVKDIQFVDDDSGIVHKSAKANFPVLGRRLGPKMKAVASKISQLSTNEITDFEKNGYIDLTLEDGETVRIESEGLDIIRTGLEGWQVETERGLSVAVDTELSHELKLEGIAREFVNRIQNMRKEADFDVVDRIVIGVQGSEEIKEAVVSMSDYIKKETLAEEIKLEQLEVSDFDKKWEIGETECEISVRRNLNS
- the ribB gene encoding 3,4-dihydroxy-2-butanone-4-phosphate synthase, with amino-acid sequence MSEAFSFNTIPEAIEDIKNGKMVIVVDDEDRENEGDFLMAAELVTTEAINFMVKHGRGLVCAPVTKEHADKLKLTHMVTDGADPDEANFTISIDHKRLTTTGISAADRANTIREMTNDEAKPGDFRRPGHVFPLLAVQGGVLRRAGHTEAAIDLAKLAGLKPVGIICEIMKDDGEMARVPDLIEMAKEYNMKLITIKDLIAYRNATESLVHEVMDINMPTMYGDFTLRAFKETLTGDIHLALTKGSWTIDEPVLTRVHSSDLIGDIFGSRLNDTSELLHQAMLQVEREGKGIVLYMNRNQRGSVLVNQLRTLKAMQESFGSHVEEEDNNPKKSDSRDYGIGAQILKNLGVSKLRILSNNPVKRIGIKSFGLEIVDQVPIDTNIEFLEGQLKKD
- a CDS encoding signal peptidase II, with the protein product MRQKKILVLSVPAIIVLGIDQLTKWIIRTTPELQSKTLIDGWLEFYYTQNPGMAMGIDWLPTPVISGVAILATMGILIYLIRSLDKASIGYLAFMGLIIGGALGNISDRIFMGYVYGNGGVLEGHVIDFIYFSLRINDWTVFPYIFNVADIAISVSIISLLVFNKRLLQHDGVVESEESNNATEVADSPSQA
- the yajC gene encoding preprotein translocase subunit YajC; amino-acid sequence: MNLLTFLFMAPPAEGGSDSGFTSLIFMGAIFVVFYFFIIRPQSKRQKEIQQKVSEMKKGDKVVTSSGIIGILNTIEDDSVLVEVGNNVKIRFLKTAITDVNPNKPAKKEK
- a CDS encoding fructosamine kinase family protein gives rise to the protein MIKSAIQDVIEGEFNAEITSVHPVHGGDINDAYRVTLQNSSVYFIKVNDRFDNMFEVEAKGLQILRDASHSLIIPGVKFHNHELLILEFLEEHKSPSFEDSYNLGIGLAELHANTFTSFGLDHSNYIGSLHQQNNHHSSWADFYISERIEPQLRLVQKKGNLESISPAHLQKLHKCVDAICPREPPALLHGDLWSGNYFFTQQGPAIFDPAIYYGHREVDLAMTKLFGGFDSSFYEGYTSKSPIQPNFSDRINLYNLYPMLVHANIFGGHYVERAKQIIFEYVR